Genomic DNA from Fusarium oxysporum Fo47 chromosome IX, complete sequence:
GACCGGGGAACAGTCTACCTGTGTATGCGCCGCGCACCATGCGGTCCATCTCAGTCTCGCCCTCTCGAACAGCATCCAGACTCTTACTTCGGATATTGTTGCCAAACACAATAGCAAGGTGTTCCTTGTTATCCACATTGTTGGTGTACAGGTGCAAGAACATCTCGGTGCCTGCTACCGTGGGAATACGGGCACGAACAATGCACTCAACCTCCGGGAGAGTCTGGAGGAGCTTGGGTTTCTTGGATCCGCATCCTCCGGAAGGAATGGAGCTATCGACGGGAACACCGCGAAGGCCGGCAGTCGACGGTGTAGAAGTTCCGGGTGTAGAGGGGGGTGTGAATGATGGCGAGAGCAGTGAAGGCGGAGGTTCTTGGCCGATCGGCGTCTCGGGATCGGGGTGGGCGGAGACGGAAGCGGAGGCGGGAGTGGAGGGAGCGGGGGAGAGTGACAATGAGTCTATGGATTGCTCAAGGGATTGTTCGTTGTGCGAGGTAGAAGCATCTGCGGCCTCTGTCTTGGGAGAGTAGAAGGAGGGCAGAGCTGAGCTGGAGCCCGCCGGTGAGCCTGTCATGGTATCAGACGGCATGTTCTGGCTTGAGGCGGGCAAGGACGGCGCCGCGATCGGGTTTTGGGGGATTCGGATTCAAGTGTCGCAAACTCGGGCGGAGCGGTTCGCTAAATGCGATTCGATCGGTGGGAGGTAAAGTCGTTGTTACAGAGAGCGGGAGAGAGGTAATTGGGTATACAGAATGGCCGTGTGTAGCCTGTTGTGTTGAAGCAATGGATTGAGTAGTGTAATTCTGTGTATGGCGATAGTTTGCGGAACCATGACTTGATAGAATGGTGGGGTTGCTTGAATTCAAGGGTACAAAACGGGGTTGGTCTCATTAGTCATCGGTTTCTACGACATTTCCATCGCGCGCGCTCATGACAATTTCACCGCGGGGTTGGACCCTGATTATATCCGCGAGAATATGCGATTATGCCTTGATAGAACGATCAATGATATCAGGTCAACTATTGAGATTGATAAGATATAACATTCGTCAAGAACATATTCCGTATTATCAAAATGCTTACAATACTGCTTCGGCCGTGAGGACGGGACTTGCACGGGATATGCCTCTAGAGAACCTCGGCGAAAGCGGCCGAGGCCGGCGAGCGGGGCGCCGTTGACGGGAGTCTCTGTCAGCATTTCCAATCCACCAATGATTCTGAGTCAGTAACCGAAACATGCGGATAATCATCCGCTCCTCATGTGAACTCTTCCAGTTGTGCTGTCGGGTAGGGGAATTCCgctatatataagaaccAGTATGTCATTGCGAGTTGATTGACTCGAATAATGACGTCTTTGACTTTCCAAGCTTTGAGTTGTTGTCATGATCAATAAACTTGGTGACCAAAGTAAAAGGTTGAGTTCGTTCGGCCTCAATGTATTAATTGAAGCTATTCCAATATGTCACACGACTTCAAAGGTATATATGTAACACACAACCAAGACTGGGGAATCACATAAGGAACAAATACAGCAGAGATTATTTGCCAATGTTTGATAAGTCACCAGTGGCATGAAGCTGTGCAATTCCTATAGATGAACCTTCTGACTCTCGAAAATGAAGAGCTTTAGGGTAAGCCAGTACCATGGCGTTGACAAACTCATTCCAAGACCACGACCGTTTACCAAGCATCTCACGGTCTCCCCGCCATTTATTACTACGATACCCTCAGACAAACAACACGGGAGTTCACGAGACCACCCCTCATCAGCAAATACACTTCACTCCCTCGCACGAAACAGCcagtcatcaaagaagggATGAAACAAGGCCATCTCAGCCCTAATGCAGGTCCAGCGTTACAGTAGACCTAACCGCCGTGGCAGAATCTCATAGCTGTCACTCCACGAGAATAAGGGGATGAACTGATAGTTTCTTTGTTCCCCCTGTTTCATGAGCGCGCAAGCAAACACGTACCTAGCTGAAGCTGATAGGGCTGACGTTACCCCCCGGATGCACCCCTGAACACATTGTAAACTGCCGAAGCGCTGGAGCGGTGTGATTGTTCTTTAGGTTTAATGACAGGATCGCCTTGGCTGAAGTATCATTGAAAGCTGCAGAGACAGCGAAGCAGATGATGTCGATCGCTGTGAAAGAAGCATGACGTTGAAGGATAGCCCTGCCGGTCCGACTGTGCCT
This window encodes:
- a CDS encoding GTP cyclohydrolase II-domain-containing protein gives rise to the protein MPSDTMTGSPAGSSSALPSFYSPKTEAADASTSHNEQSLEQSIDSLSLSPAPSTPASASVSAHPDPETPIGQEPPPSLLSPSFTPPSTPGTSTPSTAGLRGVPVDSSIPSGGCGSKKPKLLQTLPEVECIVRARIPTVAGTEMFLHLYTNNVDNKEHLAIVFGNNIRSKSLDAVREGETEMDRMVRGAYTGRLFPGRTTSGVESAAPQEQQPPQPSDQPPLVRIHSECYTGETAWSARCDCGEQLDEAARLMSLPGNKAGGIIIYLRQEGRGIGLGEKLKAYNLQDLGSDTVEANLLLRHPADARSYGLATAMLLDLGQPEVRLLTNNPDKIRAVEGPNREVVVRERVAMVPLSWKGRGGFRSQEVEGYLKTKIEKMGHMLDMAALPQ